A region of Takifugu rubripes chromosome 6, fTakRub1.2, whole genome shotgun sequence DNA encodes the following proteins:
- the LOC101075366 gene encoding annexin A1-like: MSFFKKFFKNVIHDRDPDETVTVKGKKKPKYYGTIAPYPDFDPRSDASNLQSSIESRGVDEDVIVSILVKRNNEQRQKIKVVYEATAGERLDKALKSALRSDLEDVSLALLMSPATFDAYLIRKATKRLGTDEDVLVEIFATRTNKEILEIKSAFKEEYNIDLEDVIRDETSGDFTTALLAMLQANKDENGEVDTELARKDAGILFEAGENASGINVAAFIDILTRRSGPQLCKTFQQYAALSDISLPKALDLELKGDIEDCLIDIVKCAWNTPAFFAEKLHKAMKGHGTCEDTLIRILVSRSEIDLKKILDEYRAMYDVSVQEDILNDTKGHYRDVLLGICGAH; encoded by the exons ATGTCCTTCTTTAAGAAGTTCTTCAAAAACGTCATCCATGACAGAGACCCAGATGAGACCGTCACA GTAAAGGGCAAAAAGAAACCAAAGTATTATGGAACAATTGCCCCGTACCCAGACTTCGACCCACGAAGTGACGCCTCAAATCTGCAGAGTTCAATTGAATCAAGAG GAGTGGACGAGGACGTGATCGTCTCAATCCTGGTGAAGAGAAACAACGAGCAGCGGCAGAAGATCAAAGTAGTTTATGAAGCAACGGCTGGGGAG AGATTGGACAAAGCTCTGAAGTCAGCTCTCCGGTCAGACTTGGAGGACGTCTCTCTGGCTCTGCTCATGTCACCTGCTACTTTTGACGCTTACCTGATCAGGAAGGCCACAAAG CGTCTGGGCACAGATGAAGATGTCCTGGTGGAAATTTTTGCAACAAGAACAAACAAGGAGATTCTGGAAATCAAGAGCGCCTTCAAGGAAG AATATAACATAGATCTGGAGGATGTCATCAGGGATGAGACCAGCGGGGACTTCACCACAGCCCTGCTGGCCATGCTCCAAGCTAACAAAGATGAGAATGGTGAAGTGGACACTGAACTTGCCCGAAAGGATGCAGGG attCTCTTTGAGGCAGGTGAGAATGCCTCAGGGATAAATGTGGCGGCCTTCATCGACATCCTGACCAGACGGAGTGGGCCACAGCTCTGCAAGA CCTTCCAGCAGTATGCTGCCCTCAGCGACATCTCTTTGCCGAAAGCTCTGGACTTGGAGTTGAAGGGAGATATTGAAGACTGTCTGATTGACATTG TGAAGTGTGCCTGGAACACACCAGCTTTCTTCGCTGAGAAGCTCCATAAAGCTATGAAG GGCCATGGCACATGTGAGGATACGCTGATCAGGATTCTGGTGAGTCGCTCTGAGATCGACCTGAAGAAAATCTTGGATGAATACAGGGCCATGTATGATGTTTCCGTACAAGAAGACATACTG aatgaCACTAAAGGGCATTATCGAGACGTCCTACTTGGAATTTGTGGAGCTCATTGA
- the tmc2a gene encoding transmembrane channel-like protein 2-A, translated as MPRKQDVATSDEVEIEMGEDLSDSDDDIPQRRTNRRGAAGRGGANGRNRGKKTVDDDEDATNRKRKGGNAKTPTRRGGGGGGSDEDESEDEAPRRKRGGAAVKKKGGRAKDSSEEDSDVKKGKKLKNRVIPPPCVSSSSDSDSEADEEESMSEGEMARLMEEVEEKKKLVATIRNKPWRMKRRLTHLKEAQQFVDTFEGALGKGKGRKWYAYKVMMTKKWIKFQRDFDNFKTACIPWERKIKEVESHFGSSVASYFIFLRWMYGMNLVLFGLTFGLVVIPEVLMGLPYGSVPRKTVPRAEQATAQDYSVLMDFNGYCKYSVLFYGFYNNQRTIGFLKFRLPLSYLLVGIGTFGYSLMVVIRTMAKNADVGGGDGEEGEFTFAWKMFTSWDYLIGNPETADNKYASITTSFKESIVDEQENQKDENIHLRRFLRVLANVLITCSLGGSGYLIYFVVKRSQEFATRNDLSWYEKNELEIIMSLLGLVCPPLFETIAELEDYHPRIALKWQLGRIFALFLGNLYTFLFALFDEVNTKLEEEQAIKNASIWAMKEYYANYSLLINNTEATPPPMDPADVIRGPCWETAVGIEFVKLTVSDIQVSYLTILIGDFARAVIVRFLNYCWCWDLEAGFPSYAEFDISGNVLGLVFNQGMIWMGAFYAPGLIGINVLRLLSSMYYQCWAVMATNVPHERVFKASKSNNFYMGLLLLILFLSLLPVVYTIMTLPPSFDCGPFSGKAKMFDVIMETIDLDLPAFMGTLFSYAANPGLIIPAVLLMVLAIYYLNSVSEAYQKSNMELKKKMQMARDEEKNRRNNTDSTNQVMKDLEDLLPNQSLASTAPPPETEKTTPTETKPNKTNPGSAGKGVRLQRDVALASANPHTRVLVSQPLGPRGPRTSAAAAAGAGRGHGYGGGPH; from the exons ATGCCCAGAAAACAGGATGTTGCCACATCAGATGAAG TTGAGATTGAGATGGGTGAAGACCTGAGCGATAGTGATG ATGACATTCCCCAGAGGAGAACAAACAGGAGGGGggcagctggaagaggaggtgCAAATGGTAGAAACAGGGGCAAAAAGACAGTTGATGATGACGAGGACGCAACCAACAGGAAGCGCAAAGGAGGAAATGCAAAAACTCCCACCAGGAGAGGTGGAGGCGGTGGTGgtagtgatgaagatgagagcGAAGATGAGGCTCCAAGGAGAAAACGAGGAGGGGCAGCCGTCAAAAAGAAAGGCGGCAGAGCCAAGGacagcagtgaggaggacagtgatgtgaaaaaaggaaagaagttGAAGAACAGAG TAATTCCTCCCCCGTGTGTCTCTAGCTCGTCAGACTCTGACTCCGAGGCCGATGAGGAAGAGTCCATGTCTGAGGGAGAGATGGCACgactgatggaggaggtggaggagaagaagaagctggtCGCTACCATAAGGAACAAACCCTGGAGAATGAAACGCAGGCTCACACACCTAAA GGAAGCCCAACAATTTGTGGATACGTTTGAAGGAGCTTTGGGCAAAGGCAAAGGCAGGAAGTGGTATGCCTACAAAGTGATGATGACAAAG AAATGGATCAAGTTTCAGAGGGACTTTGATAATTTTAAAACAGCCTGCATCCCCTGggagagaaaaatcaaagagGTGGAGA GTCACTTCGGCTCATCTGTGGCTTCTTATTTTATCTTCCTACGCTGGATGTACGGCATGAACCTGGTCTTATTTGGTTTAACATTTGGACTTGTGGTCATCCCAGAG gTTCTGATGGGCCTTCCATATGGATCTGTTCCACGGAAGACTGTCCCCAGAGCAGAACAAGCTACTGCTCAGGATTACTCTGTTCTCATGGATTTTAAT GGTTATTGCAAATATTCCGTCCTTTTCTATGGATTTTACAACAACCAGAGGACCATTGGCTTCCTGAAGTTCAGGCTACCCCTGTCCTATCTCTTGGTTGGGATTGGAACCTTCGGCTACAGCCTGATGGTTGTAATCCGCAC aATGGCCAAAAATGCAGATGTTGGtggtggagatggagaggaaggagagttCACATTCGCCTGGAAAATGTTCACAAGTTGGGACTACTTAATCGGCAACCCAGAAACTGCTGACAACAAGTATGCTTCTATCACCACAAGCTTTAAG GAGTCCATCGTAGATGAACAGGAGAACCAAAAGGATGAAAACATTCACTTGCGGAGGTTCCTGAGAGTCTTGGCAAACGTCCTGATCACCTGCAGCCTTGGCGGCAGTGGATACCTCATCTACTTCGTAGTAAAGCGGTCACAGGAGTTTGCCACACGGAATGATCTCAGCTGGTATGAAAAAAATGAG TTGGAGATCATCATGTCCTTGCTCGGTTTGGTGTGTCCCCCTCTGTTTGAAACCATCGCTGAGCTGGAGGACTATCATCCTCGGATTGCCCTCAAGTGGCAGCTGGGACGCATATTTGCCCTCTTCCTGGGGAACCTCTATACCTTCCTGTTTGCCTTGTTTGATGAGGTCAACACAAAG CTGGAAGAAGAACAGGCCATAAAGAACGCTTCCATATGGGCCATGAAGGAGTACTACGCCAACTACTCACTGTTGATCAACAACACCGAGGCCACGCCTCCCCCCATGGATCctgctgatgtcatcagaggACCCTGCTGGGAGACTGCAGTTGGCATA GAGTTTGTGAAGCTGACTGTGTCGGACATCCAGGTGTCCTATCTGACCATCCTGATTGGCGACTTTGCCAGAGCTGTTATTGTTCGTTTCCTAAACTACTGCTGGTGCTGGGACCTGGAAGCTGGATTT CCTTCTTATGCTGAGTTTGACATCAGTGGTAATGTGCTTGGACTGGTCTTCAATCAAGGAATGATCTG GATGGGGGCTTTTTATGCGCCTGGGCTGATTGGCATTAACGTTCTCCGCCTCCTCAGCTCCATGTACTATCAGTGCTGGGCTGTGATGGCCACCAATGTGCCCCATGAGAGAGTGTTCAAGGCCTCCAAGTCGAATAACTTCTACATGggtctgctgctcctcatcctgttCCTCAGTCTATTACCTGTAGTCTACACTATCATGACCCTGCCTCCTTCATTTGACTGTGGACCCTTCAG TGGGAAAGCCAAGATGTTTGACGTGATCATGGAGACAATTGACTTGGACCTACCAGCCTTCATGGGAACGCTCTTCAGCTACGCCGCCAATCCTGGCCTCATCATACCCGCCGTGCTGCTCATGGT TCTAGCCATCTACTACCTGAACTCAGTTTCTGAAGCCTACCAAAAGTCCAACATGGAACTGAaaaagaagatgcagatg GCTCGGGATGAAGAGAAGAACAGAAGGAACAACACGGACAGCACCAACCAGGTCATGAAAGACCTGGAGGATCTTCTGCCCAACCAATCCCTCGCCTCTACTGCTCCTCCACCAGAAACTG AAAAGACAACACCGACtgaaaccaaaccaaacaagaCCAATCCTGGATCAGCAGGGAAAGGTGTTCGTCTGCAGAGAGATGTGGCTCTGGCATCTGCTAACCCACACACTCGAGTGCTAGTTAGTCAGCCACTGGGGCCAAGGGGCCCCcgaacatctgctgctgctgctgctggtgcaggtCGAGGTCATGGCTATGGTGGAGGACCACATtaa